From the Arthrobacter sp. PM3 genome, one window contains:
- a CDS encoding IS30 family transposase, whose translation QYPRIQLALDAGVYFCDPHSPWQRGTNENTNRLLRHWFEKGTDLSVFTAEDLDTIADKLNNRPRPTLNLETPKQRMRQLIAAAA comes from the coding sequence TCCAGTACCCCCGCATCCAGCTGGCCCTGGACGCGGGGGTGTACTTCTGCGATCCGCATTCACCCTGGCAGCGGGGTACGAACGAGAACACCAACCGGCTGCTGCGCCACTGGTTCGAGAAAGGCACCGACCTCTCGGTCTTCACCGCCGAGGACCTCGACACCATCGCCGACAAACTCAACAACCGGCCACGGCCCACCCTGAACCTCGAGACCCCAAAACAACGCATGCGCCAACTCATCGCCGCCGCAGCATGA